AGTAAGTCCTACGTCCAGCACGTAATACTTTAGAGTATATTTCTTCTTTATCCATCATTTCGTAATCGCCCATAATTTAGGTTAGAGTTTTAAATTCAATCCAAAAATCTAAAAAAAAAGAATAGTAACCAACAAATAATTACATTTCTTTTTCTGAGCGTTGTTTACGATATAGGTCTTGATAATAACCTTCTGTTTTCTTGAGTGTTTGGTGTGTTCCTGACTGAATTATTTTACCATCATCTAAGACAATAATTTTATCAGCATTTTTGGCTGAAGATATACGATGACTAACAATAATAGTCGTTTTGTTTTTTGAGATACGTTCTAGGTTTTTTAGAATTTTTTCTTCAGTCTCCGTATCCACTGCCGAAAGACAGTCGTCAAAAAGTAAAATCTCCGGCGATTTTATAATGGCTCTAGCTATAGAAACACGTTGTTTTTGTCCACCAGAAAGCGTAATTCCTCTCTCTCCTAAAACGGTATCATAACCATTTTTAAAGCCTACAATGTTTTTATGAACTTTGGCATTTTTTGCAGCTTCAATGACTTCGTATTCAGTAGCATCTTCCTTACCAAACTTAATATTGTTTTTTATAGAATCAGAAAATAAAAAAGCATCTTGAGGTACGTAACCTGTACTTTCTCTCAAACTGTAAAGGTTAATGTCTCTAATTTGTTTAGCATCTATTAATATTGAACCTTGTTGAGTATCGTATAATCGTCCTATTAGGTCTAATATTGTTGATTTTCCTGCACCTGTCATACCTAGAATAGCTAGCTTCTCACCAGATTTAACTTTGAAGCTAACGTCTTTTAAAGCTGTAATATTTGTGTCTGGATAAGTGAAGGTTACATTTTTAAATTCAATAGAACCTTCAATATCTGTTGGATTTTGGGTATTATTTTTTATTTCTGGTTCAGTTTCTAGAAACTCATTTATACGTTTTTGCGATGCCTCTGCTTGTTGAACAATTGAGGTTACCCAACCAACGGTAGCAACTGGCCATGTCAGCATGTTAACATAGATAATAAACTCGGCTATTGTCCCAATATTTTCAATTTCTCCATTAATGTATTGTTTTCCGCCTATGTAAATAACTAATAGGTTACTGACGCCAATTAACAATATCATTAAGGGAAAAAAGAAAGCTTGAACCTTAGCTAAGTCGATTTGTTTTTGCCTATTTTCTACGGAAAGTGTCTCAAATTCAGTATTTACACTTGGTTCTATCGTATAGGATTTAATAACCGAAATACCGCTAAATTGTTCTTGAGTAAATGACGACAATCCAGATAAGGATTCTTGTACAATTTTACTACGTTGGTTAATTAAACGGCTAAGTTTATAGATTATAAATGATAATACAGGCAATGGGAGCATTGTGTATAAGGTAAGTTTTGGTGCAGTGCTAATCATTTGTGTCAAAGCCACAGTAAATAAAGTCACTGTGTTTATAGTATACATAATAGCTGGTCCAGCGTACATACGTACTTTACCTACATCTTCACTTATACGATTCATTAAATCACCAGTGCGATTTGATTTATAAAAACTTAATGATAATACTTGATAATGTTTGTAAACTTCATTTTTAAGGTCAAACTCTATATAACGCGAAACATTGATAATGGTTTGTCGCATTAAAAATGTAAATAGACCAGCAATAAGTGCAGCTCCAACAATATATAGTCCAGTTTCGAGTAAGTCGCTTTTTGCAGTTGCGATTTCAATTGTACCTTCTAAATATTTTTCTAAAATATTAATAGACTTACCTATAAGTCGAGGTGTAAATAATGCAAATATCTTAGCTACTATTGTTATAAAAACACCAACAATTAATCTGTAGCGGTATTTGTAGAAGTATTTATTAAGATGTTTTAAGGCTTTCATTAAAAAGTAAAAGAAAACAAAGCTATTGTTATAATCTTATTTTTCAGTTAATATTTTGCTAATGCTTCAATAATAATATATTTTTGCATGCTGTTTTTAAATATAATGCAACAGCGCTAAATCAAAAAATACTCATGACAACAGACGTTATTGACTCAAAAGACCTAAAAAAAGCTGATCCAGTTTTTGGGCAAATGTCATTTGATGACCACGAGCAAATTGTTTTTTGCAACGACAAAGATACTGGTTTAAAAGCAATAATAGGAATACATAATACAGTTTTAGGACCTGCACTTGGCGGTACTAGAATGTGGCAATATAATAGTGAATGGGATGCATTAAACGATGTTTTACGTTTGTCTAGAGGTATGACTTTTAAGTCTGCCATTACAGGTTTAAATCTTGGTGGAGGAAAAGCCGTTATTATTGGTGACGCCAAAACACAAAAAACGCCAGAATTAATGCGTCGCTTTGGTGAATTTGTTCATTCTTTAAGCGGAAGGTATATAACTGCAGAAGATGTAGGTATGACAACTGGTGATATGGATACAGTTAGAGAAGTAACACCTTTTGTAACTGGTATTTCTGAAAGTAAAGGTGGTGCAGGTAATCCTTCGCCAATTACAGCATATGGCGTTTTCATGGGGATGAAAGCTGCTGCCCAATTTAAGTACGGTTCAGATATTTTAGAAGATAAAAACGTATTTGTTCAAGGTATCGGAAATGTAGGTGAAGCTTTGGTAGAACATTTAGTAAATGAAGGTGCCAATGTAACGATCTCTGATATTAGTCAAGAGCGTTTAGAAGAAATAAAAACTAAATATGGAGCTACTATTTATGGTGGTAACGATATTTATTCAGAACACATGGATATTTATGCACCATGTGCTTTAGGAGCTACCATTAATGATGATACCATCTATAAAATTAAGGCAGATATAATTGCTGGCGCAGCTAATAACCAATTAGCAGACGAAATAAAGCACGGTAAAATGCTACAAGAAAGAGGTATCGTCTATGCTCCAGACTTTTTAATCAATGCTGGCGGTATTATTAATGTTTATGCCGAGTTAGAAAACTATGACAGAGCAGAGATAATGCGTAAAACCGAAAATATTTACAATACAACTTTAGAAATTTTAGATAATGCCAAAGTTAATAATCTAACAACTCATAACGCTGCATTAAATATAGCAAAAGAGCGTATCGAAACTAGAAGAAGAGAAAACGCGAAATAATTTTTTAGAATAGTAAGAAATACTATTTTTGCAGGGTGAAACTGAAACTAGTTTCACCCTTTTTAATGATTTAAAAAATAAGTTCTTTACATATGCTCAATAGACGACACATTCGTATTAAAGTTATGCAATCTTTATTTGCATTTAAAGGCACAGAAAGTGATGATTTCAAAAAAGACGAAAGATTCCTTTTTCAAAGTATAGACAAAATGTCTGACTTGTATTTCTCTATGTTAGCCTTGCTTATTGAGTTACAAAAGAAAGCCAATTCTAAACTAGAACTATCTCAAAAAAAACTTCTTGCTACTAAAGAAGATATTAATCCAAACCGAAAGTTTGCCGATAATGCAGTATTGCAGTTTGTAAGTTCTAATACAATGTTAAAAGAAGTTATAGAAAAGCGTAAACTGAACTTTTGGGATTTAGACTTCGAGTATGTCGATGTCATTTATAAAGCCGTTTTAGAAAGTGATTTGTATAAAAATTACATGGCAAAAGGTCCTTCTGACTTAAAAGAGGATAAAGATTTTATCATAGATATCTACACTGAGATTATTGCGCCAAACGATAAACTTTACGATTATTTTGAAGACCAACAAATCACATGGGTAGACGATTTACCAGTAATTAATACTGCAATTGTAAAAACATTCACAAAACTAAAGTTAACAAAACCCGAAACATTTCTGATACCGGAATTATATAAAGATGAGGATGACAGGGTTTTTGCCAAAGATTTGCTTTACAAAACTTTACTAAATAGAACAAAGTTTGTCGAAGAAATAGCTGCAAAAACTACCAATTGGGATGCTGATAGATTGGCAAGCTTAGATGGTGTTTTGTTGCAAATGGCATTGTGCGAATTTCAAAAATTTCCTTCTATACCTGTAAAAGTTACGATTAACGAGTATTTAGAAATCGCCAAAGAATATTCTACACCAAAGAGTAGTGTGTTTATTAATGGTATTTTGGATAAGATAGTAAAAGAGTACAAAGAAAATAATGTACACAACAAAATTGGACGTGGATTAATGTAAAACCCCTTTAAAAATCATAGTTTTCTATCTGTTAACAGTGTATTAAAAGTTTTAATTGGATAAAATTATTATTACATTTGGCGATAGATTTATTACTATTTAAAATTAATTTTAAAAATACAGCAATGAAAAAAGTTATTTTAGGTCTTAGTGCATTGTGCATGATAGCCTTTACGTCTTGTAAAGATGACGCAACAAGTAAGGTAAATTCTGATAATGTTGCACTTGCAGCAGAGCGTGATGCTAACGCAGGAAACTTACCAATGATTAAATTCAATAAGGAAACACACGATTTCGGTACTATCGAAAACGGAACACCTGTTGAAACAGTGTTTAAGTACACAAACACTGGTAACTCTATGTTAGTTGTTAGTAATGTAAAAAGTACTTGTGGTTGTACTGTACCATCTAACTATACAAAACAAGTAGCTCCAGGAGAAACAGGAGAGTTTGCAGTAAAGTTTAATGGTAAAGGAAATGGTAACAAAGTTACTAAAGCTATTACTATGACTACTAACACTGCAAAAGGAAACGAGCAAGTAAAGATTACTGCTTTTGTAGAAAAAGACCCTAACGCAAAAATGCCAGCTACTGCTAGCACATCGCCACAGTCTTTATTACAAGCTCAGCCAAAAAAGTCTAGTACTCAGCCAGGTCACGAAGGTCATAACCACGATTAATAAGATTTCATGGGAGAAGGTATAGGTTCATTTTTACCATTTATAGCAATGTTTGCTGTAGTGTATTTCTTTATGATTGCACCACAAATGAAACGCGCTAAAAAAGAGAAAGCATTTGCAGCTGCATTAAAGCGTGGTGATAAAGTAATTACTAAAAGCGGCATGCATGGTAAAGTTGCAGAATTAAACGATAAAGACAACAGTTGTGTTATCGAAACATCGGCAGGGAAAATTAAGTTTGACCGTTCTGCAATCTCAATGGAAATGAGTAGCAAATTAAACGCGCCAGTAGCTAAGAAATAGTATTG
This DNA window, taken from Winogradskyella sp. PC-19, encodes the following:
- a CDS encoding Glu/Leu/Phe/Val family dehydrogenase; this encodes MTTDVIDSKDLKKADPVFGQMSFDDHEQIVFCNDKDTGLKAIIGIHNTVLGPALGGTRMWQYNSEWDALNDVLRLSRGMTFKSAITGLNLGGGKAVIIGDAKTQKTPELMRRFGEFVHSLSGRYITAEDVGMTTGDMDTVREVTPFVTGISESKGGAGNPSPITAYGVFMGMKAAAQFKYGSDILEDKNVFVQGIGNVGEALVEHLVNEGANVTISDISQERLEEIKTKYGATIYGGNDIYSEHMDIYAPCALGATINDDTIYKIKADIIAGAANNQLADEIKHGKMLQERGIVYAPDFLINAGGIINVYAELENYDRAEIMRKTENIYNTTLEILDNAKVNNLTTHNAALNIAKERIETRRRENAK
- the nusB gene encoding transcription antitermination factor NusB, with product MQSLFAFKGTESDDFKKDERFLFQSIDKMSDLYFSMLALLIELQKKANSKLELSQKKLLATKEDINPNRKFADNAVLQFVSSNTMLKEVIEKRKLNFWDLDFEYVDVIYKAVLESDLYKNYMAKGPSDLKEDKDFIIDIYTEIIAPNDKLYDYFEDQQITWVDDLPVINTAIVKTFTKLKLTKPETFLIPELYKDEDDRVFAKDLLYKTLLNRTKFVEEIAAKTTNWDADRLASLDGVLLQMALCEFQKFPSIPVKVTINEYLEIAKEYSTPKSSVFINGILDKIVKEYKENNVHNKIGRGLM
- a CDS encoding ABC transporter ATP-binding protein; this translates as MKALKHLNKYFYKYRYRLIVGVFITIVAKIFALFTPRLIGKSINILEKYLEGTIEIATAKSDLLETGLYIVGAALIAGLFTFLMRQTIINVSRYIEFDLKNEVYKHYQVLSLSFYKSNRTGDLMNRISEDVGKVRMYAGPAIMYTINTVTLFTVALTQMISTAPKLTLYTMLPLPVLSFIIYKLSRLINQRSKIVQESLSGLSSFTQEQFSGISVIKSYTIEPSVNTEFETLSVENRQKQIDLAKVQAFFFPLMILLIGVSNLLVIYIGGKQYINGEIENIGTIAEFIIYVNMLTWPVATVGWVTSIVQQAEASQKRINEFLETEPEIKNNTQNPTDIEGSIEFKNVTFTYPDTNITALKDVSFKVKSGEKLAILGMTGAGKSTILDLIGRLYDTQQGSILIDAKQIRDINLYSLRESTGYVPQDAFLFSDSIKNNIKFGKEDATEYEVIEAAKNAKVHKNIVGFKNGYDTVLGERGITLSGGQKQRVSIARAIIKSPEILLFDDCLSAVDTETEEKILKNLERISKNKTTIIVSHRISSAKNADKIIVLDDGKIIQSGTHQTLKKTEGYYQDLYRKQRSEKEM
- the yajC gene encoding preprotein translocase subunit YajC, whose amino-acid sequence is MGEGIGSFLPFIAMFAVVYFFMIAPQMKRAKKEKAFAAALKRGDKVITKSGMHGKVAELNDKDNSCVIETSAGKIKFDRSAISMEMSSKLNAPVAKK
- a CDS encoding DUF1573 domain-containing protein, whose protein sequence is MKKVILGLSALCMIAFTSCKDDATSKVNSDNVALAAERDANAGNLPMIKFNKETHDFGTIENGTPVETVFKYTNTGNSMLVVSNVKSTCGCTVPSNYTKQVAPGETGEFAVKFNGKGNGNKVTKAITMTTNTAKGNEQVKITAFVEKDPNAKMPATASTSPQSLLQAQPKKSSTQPGHEGHNHD